One segment of Dehalococcoidia bacterium DNA contains the following:
- a CDS encoding CBS domain-containing protein — protein sequence MKVEDVMSKRVITISPDDNMLHAAQLMRDANVGCLIVVGSGVQGIVTDRDLTVSCTAKGHNPEQCRVGNHMSQPVITIRPDVDMLDAAHTIIVNKTKRLPVVEGDQLKGLISMSDIAQAMDRPMHDLLLGMGAARRAS from the coding sequence ATGAAAGTCGAAGACGTGATGAGCAAGAGGGTCATCACGATATCGCCGGACGACAACATGCTGCACGCGGCGCAGTTGATGCGGGACGCCAACGTGGGGTGCTTGATAGTCGTGGGTTCGGGAGTCCAGGGCATCGTCACCGACCGCGACCTTACGGTGAGTTGCACGGCCAAAGGGCACAACCCCGAGCAGTGCAGGGTCGGCAACCACATGAGCCAGCCCGTCATCACCATACGGCCCGACGTGGACATGCTCGACGCGGCTCACACCATCATCGTGAACAAGACGAAGCGGCTGCCGGTTGTCGAGGGCGATCAGCTCAAGGGGCTGATATCGATGTCGGACATCGCCCAGGCGATGGACAGGCCGATGCACGACCTGCTGCTCGGGATGGGCGCCGCACGTCGCGCGAGCTGA